A part of Prosthecobacter sp. SYSU 5D2 genomic DNA contains:
- a CDS encoding AbrB/MazE/SpoVT family DNA-binding domain-containing protein has translation MTITAKGQVTIPQFLRNRYRLRPGSHVDIIPQEDGLHLVPQKTLPTQGEVNDWLSKATGSAATTLTTDELMTLTRGED, from the coding sequence ATGACCATAACCGCCAAAGGCCAAGTGACGATTCCTCAATTTCTGAGAAATCGCTACCGTCTGCGCCCAGGAAGTCATGTTGATATTATCCCGCAGGAAGACGGCCTGCATTTGGTCCCGCAAAAAACGCTTCCCACCCAGGGAGAAGTCAATGACTGGCTCTCCAAAGCAACGGGATCGGCTGCAACCACATTGACTACGGACGAACTCATGACGCTCACACGCGGGGAGGATTGA
- a CDS encoding type II toxin-antitoxin system VapC family toxin: protein MVLVDTNILIDIATKDLQWYAWSSAQLASLVSQGKAAINPIIYAELAPAFANETELDSKLLPPDLIIRLPLPYSAAFSAARAFMSYRKSGGIKTSPLPDFYIGAHAEAESLTLLTRDPVRYRTYFPQVQLITP from the coding sequence ATGGTGCTTGTGGATACGAACATCCTGATTGATATCGCCACCAAGGATCTGCAATGGTACGCTTGGTCCAGTGCTCAACTGGCCAGTTTGGTCAGCCAGGGAAAGGCGGCCATCAATCCAATCATCTACGCAGAACTCGCACCGGCATTTGCCAATGAAACGGAACTCGATTCCAAATTGCTGCCGCCGGATCTGATCATCCGTTTGCCCCTTCCCTATTCCGCAGCATTCTCCGCCGCACGCGCGTTCATGAGCTACAGGAAGTCAGGGGGCATTAAAACATCTCCCCTTCCCGATTTTTACATTGGAGCTCACGCCGAGGCCGAAAGCCTCACATTGCTGACACGTGACCCGGTCCGTTACCGCACCTATTTCCCCCAAGTCCAACTCATCACCCCATGA
- the lpxB gene encoding lipid-A-disaccharide synthase → MTSFYIIAGEVSGDTHGAGLLKELRLLAPEIKVAGLGGPRMKEASGAGIEDWVETAGVVGLWEVLKMYGYFKQKFNATLTAILEQQPAAVILVDYPGFNLRVAKALREKGYKSKILYYISPQVWAWKKGRVKTMAKVLDLMICIFPFEKEFYEKSGLPTEFSGHPMVDRVVTLRRNWERERGLVGWFPGSRLNEVKRLFPIMLQAALAIRMVHPQARFAVSAANETLAGHMRQMADAAGMPEARQWIETGTVYDLMQRAQVGAVASGTATLEAACFGLPYALVYQVNGLTYAVAKAVVRIKHIGIINVLAKREVVKELVQGSLNPDVLAAEMVDLLTNDIRRRDLQNDLAEVVATLGQGGAYHRAAQAVLNSLHP, encoded by the coding sequence ATGACCTCCTTTTACATCATCGCCGGTGAAGTCAGCGGAGACACCCATGGGGCAGGCTTGCTGAAGGAACTGCGGCTGCTGGCGCCGGAGATCAAGGTCGCCGGTCTGGGCGGTCCGAGGATGAAAGAAGCCTCAGGTGCCGGCATTGAGGACTGGGTGGAGACGGCGGGAGTGGTGGGTTTGTGGGAGGTGCTGAAAATGTATGGCTACTTTAAGCAGAAGTTCAATGCCACGCTCACCGCCATTCTGGAGCAGCAGCCCGCTGCGGTGATCCTGGTGGATTACCCGGGCTTCAACCTGCGCGTGGCCAAGGCCCTGCGGGAAAAAGGCTACAAAAGCAAAATATTGTATTACATCAGCCCCCAGGTTTGGGCCTGGAAAAAGGGCCGAGTGAAGACCATGGCCAAGGTGCTGGACCTGATGATCTGCATCTTCCCATTCGAAAAAGAGTTCTATGAAAAAAGCGGCCTGCCCACCGAATTCAGCGGCCATCCCATGGTGGACCGCGTGGTCACCCTGCGTCGCAATTGGGAGCGCGAGCGCGGCCTCGTCGGCTGGTTTCCCGGCAGCCGCCTGAATGAGGTGAAGCGGCTTTTTCCCATCATGCTCCAGGCCGCCCTGGCCATCCGCATGGTGCATCCGCAGGCACGCTTTGCCGTCTCAGCGGCCAATGAAACCCTGGCCGGCCACATGCGCCAGATGGCCGATGCTGCGGGCATGCCCGAGGCCCGGCAGTGGATCGAAACCGGCACCGTCTATGACCTCATGCAGCGCGCCCAGGTCGGTGCCGTGGCCAGCGGCACCGCCACCCTGGAAGCCGCCTGTTTTGGCCTGCCGTATGCCCTGGTTTATCAGGTCAATGGACTCACCTACGCGGTGGCCAAAGCCGTCGTCCGCATCAAGCACATCGGCATCATCAACGTCCTGGCCAAAAGGGAGGTCGTCAAAGAGCTTGTCCAGGGAAGCCTCAATCCCGATGTCCTGGCCGCCGAAATGGTGGACCTGCTGACCAATGATATACGCCGCCGTGATCTGCAAAACGACCTCGCAGAAGTCGTCGCCACGCTGGGCCAGGGCGGGGCTTATCACCGCGCCGCCCAGGCCGTCCTGAACAGCCTCCATCCGTAG
- the efp gene encoding elongation factor P, with translation MASTPVINLRKGHAVRYNNEVCLVSDFELKTPPRMASYVQMSVRTLSTGKVYNLRMTSNESLEAVNLNREPHEYSYKDGEDYHFMHPETFEDVVLMESQVKNAKDYLIEGQKYTVQFADDIVIGIELPPSVVMTVTESPEGVKGDSANNVYKAAKLETGLVVQVPLFIGPGDKISVKTEDNSYLGRSN, from the coding sequence ATGGCATCAACCCCAGTCATCAACCTCCGCAAGGGCCACGCGGTTCGTTATAACAACGAAGTCTGTCTCGTGTCCGATTTCGAACTCAAGACCCCTCCGCGCATGGCCTCCTATGTGCAGATGTCCGTCCGCACGCTCAGCACGGGCAAGGTTTACAACCTGCGCATGACCTCCAACGAATCCCTTGAGGCCGTGAACCTGAACCGTGAGCCCCATGAGTACAGCTACAAGGACGGCGAAGACTACCACTTCATGCACCCTGAGACGTTCGAAGACGTGGTCCTCATGGAAAGCCAGGTCAAAAACGCCAAGGACTATCTCATCGAAGGCCAGAAGTACACCGTCCAGTTTGCCGACGACATCGTCATCGGCATCGAGCTGCCACCTTCCGTCGTGATGACCGTCACCGAATCCCCTGAGGGCGTCAAAGGCGACTCCGCCAACAACGTTTACAAAGCTGCCAAGCTGGAAACCGGCCTCGTCGTCCAGGTTCCCCTCTTCATCGGCCCAGGCGACAAAATCAGCGTCAAAACCGAAGACAACAGCTATCTCGGCCGCTCCAACTAA
- a CDS encoding M20/M25/M40 family metallo-hydrolase: protein MIEDLTARAQHYLPEALHWLRRMVEINSFTTNLEGIESVGRVTAECFSELGFEADYVPAQHLEHGPHLFLRRRGMDSTDKPVVLVTHLDTVFPPEEEKRNNFGWQVDGERIYGPGTVDNKGGTVMMWLMLKAMQEVLPELFEKTHWLIAANSAEEVIGSDFARCTAERCPAGARGVLVFEGGPRDAAGYHVVTSRKGRLEYKITCEGRGAHAGSNHALGINAVVEMARILPRIHALSDPERGLTVNVASFNGGTVLNRVPHQAVVKLEMRAFEPQVLADAAAALEAMAGPTEAGAKIVVECLGSTEAWPGGAETEALFNAWEKAGAAMQLPVLRMARGGLSDANYLCSLAPTLDAMGPSGGNAHCSERSADGSKLPEYVEVDTFVPKAVMNVLALASLE from the coding sequence ATGATCGAAGACCTCACTGCCCGTGCTCAGCATTATCTTCCAGAAGCGCTGCACTGGCTGCGGCGGATGGTGGAGATCAACAGCTTCACCACGAACCTGGAGGGCATCGAATCCGTGGGGCGGGTGACGGCGGAGTGTTTTTCGGAGCTGGGTTTCGAGGCGGACTATGTACCGGCGCAGCATCTGGAGCACGGGCCGCATTTGTTTTTGCGTCGGCGGGGCATGGATTCTACCGATAAGCCGGTGGTGCTGGTGACGCATCTGGACACGGTTTTTCCGCCTGAGGAAGAGAAGAGAAACAACTTCGGCTGGCAGGTGGACGGAGAGCGGATTTACGGACCGGGTACGGTGGATAACAAGGGCGGTACGGTAATGATGTGGCTGATGCTGAAGGCGATGCAGGAGGTGCTGCCGGAACTGTTTGAAAAGACTCACTGGCTCATCGCGGCTAATTCTGCGGAGGAGGTGATCGGCTCAGACTTTGCCCGGTGCACGGCGGAGCGCTGTCCGGCGGGGGCGCGCGGGGTTCTGGTTTTTGAAGGCGGTCCACGAGATGCGGCCGGTTATCACGTGGTGACTTCGCGAAAAGGACGGCTGGAGTACAAAATCACCTGCGAGGGGCGCGGCGCGCATGCGGGGAGCAATCATGCGCTTGGCATCAATGCCGTGGTGGAAATGGCCCGCATCCTGCCGCGCATTCATGCACTGAGCGATCCTGAACGCGGCCTAACCGTGAATGTGGCAAGCTTTAATGGCGGCACGGTGCTGAACAGGGTTCCTCATCAGGCGGTGGTGAAGCTGGAAATGCGGGCCTTTGAACCGCAGGTGCTGGCGGATGCCGCTGCGGCGCTGGAAGCGATGGCGGGTCCGACGGAAGCCGGAGCGAAGATTGTGGTGGAGTGCCTGGGCAGCACGGAGGCCTGGCCGGGCGGAGCGGAGACGGAGGCGCTTTTCAATGCCTGGGAAAAGGCAGGGGCGGCCATGCAACTGCCGGTGCTGCGCATGGCCCGCGGTGGCCTCAGCGATGCCAACTACCTGTGCTCCCTGGCACCGACCCTGGATGCCATGGGGCCAAGCGGGGGAAACGCGCATTGTTCCGAACGGTCGGCGGATGGCAGCAAGCTGCCGGAGTATGTGGAGGTGGACACCTTTGTGCCGAAAGCGGTGATGAATGTGCTGGCGCTGGCTTCTCTGGAGTGA
- a CDS encoding enolase C-terminal domain-like protein: MPEIELKTLHLTEPFRIAHGVSSTRQVVRVHESGAAGEAPIVYYYRENAEETVSWLKGEREGGGSKAGQLARDLCHWDQQAEPLWQSVEKILGKGKPWEEVYACRSLGIPTDLEVFEEKVRETSRQFRVLKLKLGSGDLDHDEGIVSTARAAAPGATMFADVNGGWSVDETVLMMERLKRYGLVMIEQPVHHGQGIEAWKELKAKLPAGALPLYADESAQNAEDVQRLAGLADGVNVKLLKCASFGGGIEMIAEARRLGMGVLLGCMIESSLGTTAAAHLAPWADFVDLDGHLYLTDDDYTGITFDEQGRVVMPQRCGIGARPRT; the protein is encoded by the coding sequence ATGCCAGAAATCGAATTGAAAACGCTGCATTTGACAGAGCCGTTTCGCATTGCTCATGGGGTCAGCTCTACCCGGCAGGTGGTGAGGGTCCATGAAAGTGGGGCGGCGGGTGAAGCTCCGATTGTGTACTATTACAGGGAGAACGCGGAGGAGACTGTGTCCTGGCTGAAAGGCGAAAGGGAGGGAGGGGGGAGCAAGGCGGGCCAGCTGGCGCGGGATCTTTGTCATTGGGATCAGCAGGCAGAGCCGTTGTGGCAGAGTGTGGAGAAGATCTTGGGGAAAGGCAAACCCTGGGAGGAGGTTTATGCGTGCCGGTCACTCGGCATCCCGACTGACTTGGAGGTCTTTGAGGAAAAGGTGCGGGAGACGTCGCGGCAGTTCCGGGTGTTGAAGCTGAAGCTGGGCAGCGGTGACCTGGATCATGACGAAGGCATTGTTTCGACAGCACGTGCGGCGGCACCTGGAGCGACGATGTTTGCAGATGTAAACGGCGGCTGGTCGGTGGATGAGACGGTTCTTATGATGGAGCGGCTGAAGAGGTATGGGCTGGTGATGATCGAGCAGCCGGTGCATCATGGACAGGGCATCGAAGCCTGGAAGGAACTGAAGGCGAAGCTGCCAGCGGGCGCGCTGCCGCTGTATGCAGATGAAAGCGCACAGAACGCTGAGGATGTGCAGCGTCTGGCCGGGCTGGCGGACGGGGTGAATGTGAAGCTGCTAAAGTGCGCTTCCTTTGGCGGGGGGATTGAGATGATTGCGGAGGCGCGCAGGCTGGGGATGGGCGTTCTTTTGGGCTGCATGATCGAGAGCAGCCTGGGCACAACGGCGGCAGCGCATCTGGCTCCATGGGCGGATTTTGTGGACCTGGACGGGCACCTGTATCTGACGGATGATGATTATACGGGTATCACTTTTGATGAGCAAGGCCGCGTTGTCATGCCGCAGAGATGTGGTATCGGAGCACGTCCGCGAACGTAA
- a CDS encoding class I SAM-dependent rRNA methyltransferase, with protein sequence MPRPYPSRYPSNAPKPPPPGSESWVRPWAQMKYYSYHPAIFPNMVGAISNDAGAGDLVNVYDKEGQPFGAGFLNPKARVPLRVIHHGLAPFGEAELDARLIQAVRLRKETLKLDASTDAYRVIHSDADGISGLIVDRYDDTLSILVTTLGVWRRIRRWLPLLHKELGTINHVIQTDPDISLIESMRISDVPEIDDPAPPVVRIRENGVRYLVNFEDGHKTGFFCDQRDNRLKFGQLARGRVLDLCTYTGGFALAAKLIGKCEDVTGVDLDEKAIAQAKLNANLNQTKLTWTQGDAFGWSRQMIKNGELWDTVVLDPPKFIHHRDTQEEGIFKYRDLNGLAIQLVKRGGLFVSCSCSGLISTEEFEELVIGVAHRHGRKLQILDRTGPGMDHPVMSNCPESRYLKVIWAVVV encoded by the coding sequence ATGCCCCGTCCCTACCCTTCCCGTTACCCCTCCAATGCCCCCAAGCCGCCACCGCCTGGCAGCGAATCCTGGGTGCGGCCATGGGCACAGATGAAGTACTACTCGTATCACCCCGCCATCTTCCCCAATATGGTCGGCGCGATTTCCAACGACGCAGGCGCAGGCGATCTGGTGAACGTCTATGACAAAGAAGGCCAGCCCTTCGGTGCGGGCTTCCTCAACCCCAAAGCCCGCGTCCCCCTGCGTGTCATCCACCATGGCCTGGCCCCTTTTGGTGAAGCCGAGCTCGATGCCCGCCTCATCCAGGCCGTGCGCCTGCGCAAAGAAACGCTGAAGCTGGACGCCAGCACCGATGCCTATCGTGTCATCCATTCCGATGCCGACGGTATCAGCGGCCTTATTGTGGACCGTTACGATGACACCCTCTCCATCCTCGTCACCACCCTCGGCGTCTGGCGCCGCATCCGCCGCTGGCTGCCTTTGTTGCACAAGGAGTTAGGCACCATCAACCATGTCATCCAAACGGATCCCGACATCTCCCTCATCGAGAGCATGCGCATCAGCGACGTGCCGGAGATTGACGATCCCGCCCCGCCCGTCGTCCGCATCCGTGAAAACGGCGTCCGTTACCTCGTCAACTTTGAGGACGGTCACAAGACCGGCTTCTTCTGCGACCAGCGTGACAACCGCCTGAAGTTCGGCCAGCTCGCCCGTGGCCGTGTGCTTGACCTTTGCACCTACACCGGCGGTTTTGCCCTTGCAGCCAAGCTCATTGGCAAGTGTGAAGACGTCACCGGTGTGGACCTCGATGAAAAAGCCATCGCCCAGGCCAAGCTGAACGCCAACCTCAACCAGACCAAGCTCACCTGGACTCAGGGCGATGCCTTCGGCTGGTCACGCCAGATGATCAAAAATGGCGAGCTTTGGGACACCGTCGTGCTGGACCCGCCCAAGTTTATCCACCACCGCGATACGCAGGAAGAGGGCATCTTCAAATATCGAGACCTTAACGGCCTCGCCATCCAGCTCGTCAAGCGCGGCGGCCTTTTTGTGAGCTGCTCCTGCTCCGGCCTCATCAGCACCGAGGAGTTTGAGGAGCTCGTCATCGGCGTCGCCCACCGCCACGGCCGCAAGCTCCAAATTCTCGATCGTACCGGCCCCGGCATGGACCACCCCGTCATGTCCAACTGCCCCGAAAGCCGCTACCTCAAAGTCATCTGGGCGGTTGTCGTGTGA
- the mutL gene encoding DNA mismatch repair endonuclease MutL has protein sequence MSKIRILSDSLASQVAAGEVVERPAAVIRELVENSLDAGARHVTVEVQRGGAALIRITDDGCGMDREDAMLCMERHATSKIRTKEDLAAIRTFGFRGEALPSIASVSRFRLATREREALSGTEIEIMGGKLTAVKDHGGNHGTVIEVRSLFFNVPARRKFLRTEATEYAHIEQQFRMHAIANAQAAFTLIRDGAVMFHLPATGDMLERIRGLVGEELTSRLIRLPEVEHLGISVSGYIGGPGLSRSNRQQQITFLNGRPIESPSINYGLKEGFHNALMKGQYPVTFLFLEMEAQSFDINVHPAKKEVRFHDGFAVREAVARAVKQALETGSKLPTGHVPRAPASLPASTQAELVIPASPAAPRMMQPERPAEPGIIGPALSPLPERVEARRMPVPVAERTFTAPAKADEVAPAMPQVSAEQPAEAPVKKTMPHFRIIGVLHKLYVLMESTEGLVLMDQHAAHERVNFEKMRRAMEQGGVPSQRLLMPLTLQTSPRDADVLTRNLEALSRLGIEAEPFGPNTFKVEALPTFLKTDDPLAWLDQVIEELQSLSSKSSSLRLGEDMIATTVCRHSVKANDRLATPEIQALLEDLFACEMPYCCPHGRPTLIQMSINELERKFGRQAP, from the coding sequence ATGTCAAAAATTCGTATTCTTTCTGATTCTCTTGCCAGCCAAGTGGCAGCCGGGGAAGTGGTGGAACGCCCGGCGGCCGTCATTCGGGAGCTGGTGGAGAACAGTCTGGATGCGGGAGCCAGGCACGTGACGGTGGAGGTACAGAGAGGCGGCGCGGCGCTGATCCGCATCACCGATGACGGGTGCGGGATGGACCGGGAGGATGCGATGCTGTGCATGGAGCGGCACGCGACGAGCAAGATCCGGACCAAGGAGGACCTGGCGGCCATCCGCACCTTTGGCTTTCGAGGCGAGGCGCTGCCCAGCATTGCCAGTGTGTCACGCTTCCGCCTGGCTACACGGGAAAGGGAGGCGCTGAGTGGCACTGAGATCGAGATCATGGGCGGCAAGCTGACGGCGGTGAAGGACCACGGCGGCAACCACGGCACAGTCATCGAGGTGAGGTCGCTGTTTTTTAATGTTCCAGCACGGCGCAAGTTTCTGCGCACGGAGGCCACGGAGTATGCGCACATTGAGCAGCAGTTCCGCATGCATGCGATCGCCAATGCGCAGGCGGCTTTCACGCTCATCCGTGATGGTGCGGTGATGTTTCATCTGCCGGCCACAGGTGACATGCTTGAGCGCATTCGCGGGCTGGTGGGGGAAGAGCTGACGTCAAGGCTGATCCGGCTGCCGGAGGTGGAGCATCTGGGGATCAGCGTGTCCGGATACATCGGCGGACCGGGGCTGAGCCGGTCTAACAGGCAGCAGCAAATTACGTTTCTGAACGGGCGGCCGATTGAAAGCCCATCCATCAACTATGGGCTGAAGGAAGGCTTTCACAATGCGCTGATGAAGGGGCAGTATCCGGTGACGTTTCTGTTCCTGGAGATGGAGGCGCAGTCCTTTGACATCAATGTGCATCCGGCCAAAAAGGAAGTGCGTTTTCATGACGGCTTTGCTGTCCGCGAAGCGGTGGCGCGCGCGGTGAAGCAGGCGCTGGAGACAGGCAGCAAGCTGCCCACCGGACATGTGCCAAGGGCGCCCGCAAGCCTGCCCGCCAGCACGCAAGCAGAATTGGTTATACCGGCGTCTCCCGCCGCTCCGCGAATGATGCAGCCAGAGCGGCCGGCGGAGCCTGGTATCATTGGTCCGGCACTTTCGCCGTTGCCGGAGCGGGTAGAGGCAAGGCGGATGCCGGTGCCTGTGGCGGAGCGCACGTTTACAGCTCCAGCCAAAGCGGATGAAGTGGCCCCGGCCATGCCGCAAGTGTCCGCTGAACAGCCAGCCGAAGCACCGGTGAAAAAGACGATGCCGCACTTCCGGATCATCGGTGTGCTGCACAAGCTCTATGTGCTGATGGAGAGCACGGAAGGGCTGGTGCTGATGGACCAGCATGCCGCACATGAACGGGTGAACTTTGAAAAAATGCGCCGGGCCATGGAGCAGGGCGGAGTGCCCTCGCAACGGCTGCTGATGCCGCTGACGCTTCAAACCAGTCCGCGTGATGCCGATGTGCTGACGCGGAATCTGGAGGCGTTGTCGCGACTGGGCATCGAGGCGGAGCCCTTTGGTCCGAACACCTTCAAGGTGGAGGCGCTGCCGACGTTTTTGAAGACGGATGATCCGCTGGCCTGGTTGGACCAGGTGATTGAGGAACTGCAAAGCCTCAGCTCCAAAAGTTCATCTCTGCGGCTGGGTGAGGACATGATTGCAACGACCGTGTGCCGGCATTCCGTGAAGGCGAACGACCGTCTTGCAACCCCGGAGATCCAGGCGCTGCTGGAGGATCTCTTTGCCTGTGAGATGCCCTACTGCTGCCCTCATGGCCGACCGACGCTGATCCAGATGTCCATCAATGAACTGGAGCGGAAGTTTGGCCGGCAGGCACCCTGA
- a CDS encoding iron-sulfur cluster assembly accessory protein: MIQITPNAVTELSNMLLAHQAEEGSGLRIGIEKGGCAGLQYAMRIAQPDPSDHLFINNGVTVIVDSASLAFLDGSTIDYIDALNDSGFRVINPNATRSCGCGTSFEPKETA; encoded by the coding sequence ATGATTCAAATCACTCCAAATGCGGTCACCGAGCTGTCCAATATGCTTTTGGCACATCAAGCTGAGGAAGGCAGCGGCCTTCGCATCGGCATTGAAAAGGGCGGTTGTGCGGGATTGCAATACGCCATGCGCATTGCCCAGCCTGACCCTTCTGATCATCTTTTTATAAATAACGGCGTCACGGTTATTGTTGATAGTGCCAGTTTGGCATTTCTCGATGGTAGCACAATTGACTACATTGATGCATTGAATGATTCTGGATTCCGTGTAATCAATCCCAATGCCACCCGCAGTTGCGGCTGTGGAACGTCCTTCGAACCAAAGGAAACAGCTTGA